One Opitutia bacterium DNA segment encodes these proteins:
- a CDS encoding RNA polymerase sigma factor, with translation MFPALAMPDSPDDPKDFAGFYRATVAPLRRYLTRLLGGDAARAEDVAQDSFVRLYPAMRGNTVRRPKAFLFVTARRLVIDHIRRRNLAPIDGVEPVQLDAHAAAAPDVRDAVAARLEFERFERAVAALPPGCRAVFTLNTVEHLTHAQIAARLGIAVSTVEKQHARALRLVRAALAAEEDTRP, from the coding sequence ATGTTTCCCGCTCTCGCCATGCCGGATTCGCCCGACGACCCGAAGGACTTCGCGGGTTTCTACCGCGCCACGGTGGCGCCGCTGCGGCGCTACCTCACGCGCCTGCTCGGCGGCGACGCCGCTCGCGCGGAGGACGTGGCGCAGGACTCCTTCGTGCGCCTCTACCCGGCGATGCGCGGCAACACCGTGCGCCGCCCGAAAGCCTTCCTCTTTGTCACCGCGCGCCGGCTCGTCATCGACCACATCCGCCGCCGCAACCTCGCGCCCATCGACGGCGTCGAGCCGGTGCAACTCGATGCGCACGCCGCCGCCGCGCCCGACGTGCGCGACGCCGTGGCCGCGCGCCTCGAATTCGAGCGCTTCGAGCGCGCCGTGGCCGCGCTCCCGCCCGGCTGCCGCGCGGTTTTCACTCTCAACACCGTCGAACACCTCACCCACGCGCAGATTGCCGCTCGCCTCGGCATCGCCGTGAGCACGGTGGAAAAACAGCACGCCCGCGCGCTGCGCCTCGTCCGCGCCGCGCTCGCCGCCGAGGAGGACACCCGCCCATGA
- a CDS encoding AraC family transcriptional regulator: MISFAASLKGGGHTSNDLFAQVFGRQIDALERNQLRYHIPRQRRLYEQHGRMPYHFKPELFIQLAGVTEFEFPEQRVTLRAGEVCIVPKGMPHGETVRADGEPFENVVVSYYNNTVDVHVAHEVAPGVPRADDVHFFTTDLFQDLITYLDRICEFHDSNPVVNALAIKGLLLAEFSLLRTLVATPASHRPASTDPVALCEWLIQHNIQVDTLSVESLAREVGCSSNHLSKIFHRATNERIVERINRLRIQNAIDALSRTRLSVKTIAASCGFADANYFARVFRQATGRSPQQYRVDARQLEETLRQPARAPRNEMHTVHEVVESWCDRVPSSAAQ, from the coding sequence ATGATTTCGTTCGCAGCCAGTCTCAAAGGCGGCGGCCACACCTCGAACGACCTGTTCGCCCAAGTCTTCGGCCGGCAGATCGACGCGCTCGAGCGCAACCAGCTGCGTTACCACATCCCGCGCCAGCGCCGCCTCTACGAGCAGCACGGGCGGATGCCCTACCACTTCAAGCCGGAGCTGTTCATCCAGCTCGCGGGCGTGACGGAGTTCGAGTTTCCCGAGCAACGCGTGACGCTGCGCGCGGGCGAAGTCTGCATCGTGCCGAAGGGCATGCCTCACGGAGAAACGGTGCGGGCCGACGGCGAGCCGTTCGAAAACGTCGTGGTTTCCTACTACAACAACACCGTCGACGTGCACGTCGCGCACGAGGTTGCCCCCGGCGTGCCGCGCGCGGACGACGTGCACTTCTTCACCACGGATCTGTTTCAGGATCTGATCACGTATCTCGACCGCATCTGCGAATTCCACGACAGCAATCCCGTGGTGAACGCGCTCGCGATCAAGGGCCTCCTGCTCGCCGAGTTCTCGCTGTTGCGCACGCTCGTCGCCACTCCCGCCTCGCACCGGCCCGCGTCCACCGATCCGGTCGCGCTGTGCGAATGGCTGATCCAGCACAACATCCAGGTCGACACCCTCAGCGTGGAGTCGCTCGCGCGCGAGGTCGGGTGCTCGTCGAACCATCTCTCCAAGATTTTCCACCGCGCGACGAACGAGCGCATCGTCGAACGCATCAATCGCCTGCGCATCCAGAACGCGATCGACGCGCTGAGCCGCACGCGGCTCAGCGTGAAGACCATCGCGGCGAGCTGCGGGTTCGCCGACGCGAACTATTTTGCGCGCGTCTTCCGGCAGGCCACGGGCCGCTCGCCGCAGCAGTATCGCGTCGACGCGCGGCAATTGGAGGAAACGCTGCGCCAGCCCGCGCGCGCGCCGCGCAATGAGATGCACACCGTGCACGAGGTCGTGGAGTCGTGGTGCGATCGCGTGCCGAGCTCCGCTGCGCAATGA
- a CDS encoding TonB-dependent receptor, with product MNCSTCSVVRRDASRSLLGLAMFFASAPALLLAQTTAPAPQPPASESVFQLDAFVVTGSIKPQSRLDSPLAISTVDRSKIDAMAPRSVAELMKAIPGFYFESSGGEANNVLAVRGVGAGNGFRYSVMLEDGLPVVSEEDTSFSTADNYTRVATWIATVEGLRGGSSGVFTTNAPLGAINFLGREGTQTLAGEYKVEFGDFGLIRNDAWVAGPISPQTTYAIGGFYRADDGQRSPGYKANKGGQLTMALNHKFKNDAGYFKVTGKALDDRTAFLLPIPLTGSTSDPQTIPGGPDLHTGATASPDLRHFVFPGSPVGPIDHDLADGIQVDLKYIGSELQVKLNENLTLENRNRYATVQKSWNSNPFSTATPLQTIANNLATGGNVPASTWAAALGGDGNYRFRLTAPGQGGAVVAANAAAAATLNGNGLGNLVNHWRSDAKFTDFQDDVRLVGTFNDGNTTVLAGLYAKTTEETKLWQWETMLIDISPEYHRLDLAYVNATTGAVLGQYTYNGVTQIGSYYRHGTAQIDEVTPYVDFTHKIGGLVLDAGVRFANRTYDGNYETFRKYDLNSYTQTGANPAPALMNATFGSGNYLNTHAKENKAAYTLGANYVLNKRQAFFARYSAAPRFSNSDAIIMDGGGTANGDVTPAKIETVKQFEAGYKYGGDHIAAFLTLFYARQRDVLSGGFQLVNGVAVPTQFTIGLDSPGVELDVTWNPIRALSIDVRGTVQRPKIVTPGLVNIGGTLTSLDGLTPTRTPKVYGSISGTYTLPETSLGRPAFDLSLTYTGRRPTNQEANPNAIPLSAFTEVNAGFSLAFKRDFTFRLQVSNLLDSAGLTEGDPRQASGSGQGAYFNARPILPRSIVSSITYRF from the coding sequence ATGAACTGCTCCACCTGTTCAGTCGTGCGCCGAGACGCGTCCCGTTCGCTCCTCGGTCTCGCGATGTTCTTCGCCAGTGCCCCCGCACTGTTGCTCGCCCAGACGACCGCGCCCGCGCCGCAGCCGCCGGCTAGCGAGTCCGTCTTTCAGCTCGATGCCTTTGTCGTCACCGGCTCGATCAAACCGCAGTCGCGCCTCGACAGCCCGCTCGCCATCTCGACCGTCGACCGCTCGAAGATCGACGCCATGGCTCCGCGCAGCGTCGCCGAGTTGATGAAGGCGATCCCCGGTTTCTACTTCGAATCGAGCGGCGGCGAGGCAAATAACGTCCTCGCGGTCCGCGGCGTCGGCGCCGGCAACGGCTTCCGCTATTCCGTGATGCTCGAGGACGGTCTGCCCGTCGTCTCCGAGGAGGACACCTCGTTCTCCACCGCCGACAACTACACGCGTGTCGCCACGTGGATCGCCACTGTCGAGGGCTTGCGCGGCGGCAGCTCCGGCGTGTTCACGACCAACGCCCCGCTCGGCGCGATCAACTTCCTCGGTCGCGAAGGCACGCAGACGCTCGCCGGCGAATACAAGGTCGAGTTCGGCGACTTCGGCCTGATCCGCAACGACGCGTGGGTCGCCGGCCCGATCTCGCCGCAGACCACCTACGCCATCGGCGGTTTCTATCGCGCCGACGACGGCCAGCGTTCGCCCGGCTACAAGGCCAACAAGGGCGGCCAGCTCACGATGGCGCTCAATCACAAGTTCAAGAACGACGCCGGCTACTTCAAGGTCACGGGCAAGGCGCTCGACGACCGCACGGCGTTTCTGCTCCCGATCCCGCTCACCGGCAGCACGTCCGATCCGCAGACGATTCCCGGCGGCCCCGACCTGCATACCGGCGCCACCGCGTCGCCCGATTTGCGCCACTTCGTGTTCCCCGGCTCGCCCGTCGGTCCCATCGACCACGACCTCGCGGACGGCATTCAAGTCGACCTGAAATACATCGGCAGCGAACTGCAGGTGAAGCTGAACGAGAACCTCACCCTCGAGAACCGCAACCGCTACGCCACCGTCCAGAAATCCTGGAACTCGAATCCCTTCAGCACCGCCACGCCGCTCCAGACCATCGCCAACAATCTCGCGACCGGCGGCAACGTCCCGGCCTCCACGTGGGCCGCCGCGCTCGGCGGCGACGGCAACTACCGCTTCCGTCTCACCGCGCCCGGCCAGGGCGGCGCCGTCGTCGCGGCCAACGCCGCGGCCGCTGCCACGCTCAACGGCAACGGCCTCGGCAACCTCGTGAACCACTGGCGCTCCGACGCGAAGTTCACCGACTTCCAGGACGACGTCCGCCTCGTCGGCACCTTCAACGACGGCAACACCACCGTGCTCGCCGGCCTCTACGCCAAAACCACCGAGGAGACCAAGCTCTGGCAGTGGGAGACGATGCTCATCGATATCAGCCCCGAATACCACCGCCTCGATCTCGCCTACGTCAACGCCACCACCGGCGCCGTCCTCGGCCAATACACCTACAACGGCGTCACGCAGATCGGCAGCTACTACCGCCACGGCACCGCGCAGATCGACGAGGTCACGCCCTACGTCGACTTCACGCACAAGATCGGCGGCCTCGTCCTCGACGCCGGCGTCCGCTTCGCCAACCGCACTTACGACGGCAACTACGAGACCTTCCGCAAATACGATCTCAATTCCTATACGCAGACCGGCGCGAATCCCGCGCCCGCGCTGATGAACGCCACCTTCGGCAGCGGCAACTACCTCAACACGCACGCCAAGGAGAACAAGGCCGCCTACACGCTCGGCGCGAACTACGTGCTCAACAAGCGCCAGGCCTTCTTCGCGCGCTACTCCGCCGCGCCGCGCTTCTCGAATTCCGACGCCATCATCATGGACGGCGGCGGCACCGCCAACGGCGACGTCACGCCCGCGAAGATCGAGACGGTCAAGCAATTCGAAGCCGGCTACAAATACGGCGGCGATCACATCGCCGCGTTCCTCACGCTCTTCTACGCCCGCCAGCGCGACGTCCTCTCCGGCGGCTTCCAACTCGTGAACGGCGTCGCCGTGCCCACGCAGTTCACCATCGGCCTCGACAGCCCCGGCGTCGAACTCGACGTGACCTGGAATCCCATCCGCGCGCTCTCCATCGACGTGCGCGGCACCGTCCAGCGCCCGAAAATCGTCACGCCCGGCCTCGTCAACATCGGCGGCACGCTCACGTCGCTCGACGGCCTCACGCCCACGCGCACGCCGAAGGTCTACGGCTCCATCAGCGGCACCTACACGCTGCCCGAGACGAGCCTCGGCCGCCCGGCGTTCGACCTCTCGCTCACCTACACCGGCCGCCGCCCGACCAATCAGGAAGCCAACCCGAACGCGATTCCGCTCAGCGCCTTCACCGAGGTGAACGCGGGCTTCAGCCTCGCCTTCAAGCGCGACTTCACGTTCCGCCTTCAGGTTTCCAACCTGCTCGACAGCGCCGGCCTCACCGAGGGCGATCCGCGTCAGGCTTCCGGCTCGGGCCAAGGCGCCTACTTCAACGCCCGCCCGATCCTCCCGCGGTCGATCGTCTCCTCGATCACCTACCGCTTCTGA
- a CDS encoding TonB-dependent receptor, translating to MSRRSLARWSASLVATAALVLAARGTPVRLDIPAQSTAHALIALSRQTSIELLFVYSDLKHARSPVLHGEFEPADALVRLLVGTGYAARVSSEGKFYIVADRTAPAPTVARATRLAGVAAAREVIDPEPVKLADYVVTPSRFGISEDLAPRAATFTHDEIARLPQLGEDVFRAIARVPGLSGSDFSAKFWVRGAANDKILTRLDGNTLIEPFHLKDLGGALSVIDLETVSRLDLITGGFTSEYGDRLAGVMLLETDRPVASRPRTALGLSLMGARGTSRGTFADGRGAWLASVRLGYPDVSLEIANAEELTPRYHDAFAKVEYDLDANHTLAVSVLSSRDRLRYLNPNDSTMLASHYRDDYAWLRWQARFGAGVSADTALGVAALAWNRSTRPTSGASGSNLLHNLDDQRRLDQFTLRQDWTIESGAGTLFRAGFEAARSSATYRYDSTVDSLRAVNGVAVVDRATRDLARDADGRSFGIYAAWRQRLGEHVVAETGLRQDRQSWTGGGGLSPRVNLAAHYGATTLRAAWGVYRQAQGLHDLPVRDGETTFQTGERATHVVLGLDRVLRPGLVARAEIFQRRVADPLAHWENLVNPLRLAGELEYDRVRLAPTAGRAQGAEASLRGTGPRLRWSASYAWTRAEEELGGRWRPVARDQRHTLTLDGTWSPNARWDFSAAWQYRSGWPTTDFIYDTASLNNGGTLFTPRLLAPLGARLPGYHRLDLRVTRIWRGPSATVRAFIDLFNVYSAGNVFRYDARIEGAGTTFRITRTPQKSLPLLPSAGVQWDF from the coding sequence ATGAGCCGCCGCTCTCTCGCTCGCTGGTCCGCGAGTCTCGTCGCCACCGCCGCGCTGGTCCTCGCCGCGCGCGGCACGCCCGTGCGGCTCGACATCCCCGCGCAGTCCACCGCGCACGCACTCATCGCGCTGTCGCGGCAGACCAGCATCGAGTTGCTGTTCGTGTATTCGGATTTGAAACATGCGCGCTCGCCCGTGCTCCACGGCGAATTCGAGCCCGCCGACGCGCTCGTGCGGCTGCTGGTGGGCACGGGTTACGCGGCGCGTGTGTCGTCCGAGGGGAAATTTTACATCGTGGCCGATCGCACCGCGCCCGCGCCGACGGTCGCGCGCGCCACGCGCCTCGCAGGTGTGGCGGCCGCGCGGGAGGTCATCGATCCGGAGCCGGTGAAGCTGGCGGACTACGTCGTGACGCCGAGCCGCTTCGGCATCTCCGAGGACCTCGCGCCGCGCGCCGCGACGTTCACCCACGACGAGATCGCGCGGCTGCCGCAGCTCGGCGAGGACGTGTTTCGCGCCATCGCGCGCGTGCCCGGGCTCTCCGGCTCGGATTTCTCCGCCAAGTTCTGGGTGCGCGGCGCGGCGAACGACAAGATCCTCACGCGCCTCGATGGCAACACGCTCATCGAGCCCTTCCACCTCAAGGATCTCGGCGGCGCGCTTTCCGTCATCGATCTCGAAACGGTCTCGCGCCTCGATCTGATCACCGGCGGCTTCACCTCCGAATACGGCGACCGCCTCGCCGGCGTGATGCTGTTGGAAACCGACCGGCCCGTCGCGTCCCGTCCGCGCACGGCGCTCGGTTTGAGTCTCATGGGCGCGCGCGGCACGAGCCGCGGCACCTTCGCCGACGGACGCGGGGCGTGGCTCGCCAGCGTGCGGCTCGGCTATCCCGACGTCTCGCTCGAGATCGCCAATGCCGAGGAGCTGACGCCACGCTACCACGATGCGTTCGCCAAGGTCGAATACGACCTCGACGCCAACCACACGCTCGCCGTGAGCGTGTTGAGTTCCCGCGATCGCCTCCGCTACCTCAATCCGAACGACTCCACGATGCTCGCGAGCCACTATCGCGACGACTACGCGTGGCTGCGTTGGCAGGCGCGGTTCGGCGCCGGCGTGTCGGCCGACACCGCGTTGGGCGTCGCGGCCCTGGCTTGGAACCGCTCCACGCGGCCGACTTCCGGCGCCTCGGGTTCGAATCTCCTGCACAACCTCGACGACCAACGCCGACTCGACCAATTCACATTGCGGCAGGACTGGACCATCGAGTCCGGCGCCGGAACGTTGTTCCGGGCCGGCTTTGAGGCGGCGCGCAGCAGCGCCACCTATCGCTACGACAGCACCGTTGATTCGCTCCGCGCCGTGAACGGCGTGGCCGTCGTCGACCGCGCCACGCGCGATCTGGCGCGCGACGCCGACGGGCGCTCGTTCGGAATCTACGCCGCGTGGCGCCAACGTCTCGGCGAACACGTGGTGGCCGAGACGGGATTGCGCCAGGACCGCCAGAGCTGGACCGGCGGCGGCGGGCTCAGCCCGCGCGTCAACCTCGCCGCGCACTACGGCGCCACCACGCTGCGCGCGGCGTGGGGCGTCTACCGGCAGGCGCAGGGCTTGCACGACCTGCCGGTGCGCGATGGCGAGACGACGTTCCAGACTGGCGAACGCGCGACGCACGTCGTGCTCGGCCTCGATCGCGTGCTGCGGCCCGGTCTCGTGGCGCGCGCGGAGATTTTCCAACGCCGCGTGGCCGATCCGCTCGCGCATTGGGAGAATCTCGTCAACCCGCTTCGCCTCGCCGGTGAACTGGAATACGATCGCGTGCGCCTAGCGCCCACCGCCGGCCGTGCGCAAGGCGCAGAAGCGAGCCTGCGCGGCACCGGGCCGCGTCTGCGCTGGTCGGCCAGCTACGCTTGGACGCGCGCCGAGGAGGAGCTGGGCGGGCGCTGGCGGCCGGTCGCGCGCGACCAGCGCCACACCCTCACGCTGGACGGCACGTGGTCGCCGAACGCGCGCTGGGATTTCTCCGCCGCGTGGCAATACCGCTCCGGCTGGCCGACGACGGATTTCATCTACGACACCGCGTCGCTCAACAACGGCGGCACGCTTTTCACGCCGCGCCTGCTCGCGCCGCTCGGCGCGCGGTTGCCCGGCTACCACCGCCTCGATCTGCGCGTCACGCGCATCTGGCGCGGTCCGAGCGCGACGGTGCGCGCGTTCATCGACCTCTTCAACGTCTACAGCGCCGGCAACGTCTTCCGCTACGACGCTCGCATCGAGGGCGCCGGCACGACGTTCCGCATCACGCGCACGCCGCAGAAATCCCTGCCGCTTTTGCCCAGCGCGGGCGTGCAGTGGGATTTTTGA
- a CDS encoding MFS transporter — protein sequence MKHFRLKLSLFLNYFLFASLLNSVGTVIFQVQRNFGVSPSSASVLEACKDLSIAATSFFVAAWLLRIGYKRAMLAALVAIGAMCVAMPFLASFWATKLLFVATGVCFGVMKVSVFATLGLVTDDAKEHASLMSFLESCFMLGVLAAYFLFGAFVDDAVPASTAWFRVYFVLAAVAFAAAALLWTVPVDESRAHAGAAAGGGLRDMFALALSPLVLVFALSVFIYVLTEQAIMSWLPTFNHTVLHLPAVLSVQMAGILAGSTALGRFAAGWLLSRVPWGWVLAVCLAGAAALVLVALPLAGATHGPIDGWRTAPLAAFVFPLIGVFLAPIYPTLNSLVLSSLPPARHAAMAGVIVIASALGGTSGSLVTGRVFQSYGGQTAFYLSLVPLGLMAVCLGVIGWMRRAKAA from the coding sequence ATGAAGCATTTCCGCCTCAAGCTCTCGCTGTTCCTCAACTATTTTCTCTTCGCCAGCCTCCTGAACAGCGTGGGCACGGTGATTTTCCAGGTGCAGCGCAACTTCGGCGTCAGTCCGTCGAGCGCGAGCGTGCTCGAGGCGTGCAAGGACCTGAGCATCGCCGCGACCTCGTTCTTCGTCGCGGCGTGGCTGCTGCGCATCGGCTACAAGCGCGCGATGCTCGCCGCGCTCGTCGCCATCGGCGCGATGTGCGTCGCGATGCCGTTTCTCGCCAGCTTCTGGGCGACCAAGCTGCTGTTCGTGGCCACCGGCGTGTGCTTCGGCGTGATGAAGGTATCGGTCTTCGCCACGCTCGGCCTCGTGACCGACGACGCGAAGGAGCACGCGAGCCTGATGAGTTTCCTCGAGTCGTGCTTCATGCTCGGCGTGCTCGCGGCGTATTTCCTCTTCGGCGCGTTCGTGGACGACGCGGTGCCGGCCTCGACGGCGTGGTTCCGTGTTTACTTCGTGCTCGCGGCGGTCGCTTTCGCGGCGGCGGCGCTGCTCTGGACCGTGCCGGTGGACGAGTCGCGCGCCCACGCCGGCGCGGCGGCGGGCGGCGGCCTGCGCGACATGTTCGCCCTCGCGCTCTCGCCACTGGTGCTCGTGTTCGCGCTCAGCGTTTTCATCTACGTGCTCACCGAGCAGGCGATCATGAGCTGGTTGCCGACTTTCAACCACACGGTGCTGCATCTGCCGGCGGTGCTGAGCGTGCAGATGGCGGGCATCCTCGCCGGTTCGACGGCGCTCGGGCGCTTTGCCGCTGGCTGGCTTTTGTCGCGCGTGCCGTGGGGTTGGGTGCTCGCCGTATGCCTCGCTGGCGCGGCGGCGCTCGTGCTCGTCGCGCTGCCGCTGGCCGGTGCGACGCACGGTCCGATCGACGGCTGGCGCACGGCGCCGCTGGCGGCGTTCGTCTTCCCGCTCATTGGCGTGTTCCTCGCGCCGATTTATCCGACGCTGAATTCGCTCGTGCTCAGCTCGCTCCCGCCCGCGCGCCACGCGGCGATGGCGGGCGTGATCGTCATCGCTTCGGCGCTCGGCGGCACGAGCGGTTCGCTGGTGACGGGGCGCGTGTTTCAATCCTACGGCGGCCAGACGGCGTTCTATCTGTCGCTCGTGCCGCTCGGTTTGATGGCGGTGTGCCTCGGAGTGATCGGCTGGATGCGGCGCGCGAAAGCGGCGTGA
- a CDS encoding YwiC-like family protein, with product MRNVAPGSASPTSFRSLVLPREHGSWSLALEPVALGLLVAPSRGGAWLALAVIAGFFTRRPLKLAVTLPRSDPRRRATFGWMLLFATTALAGLLLSTAPSLWRNTPHPTWTALWPLLLATPLGAAFLWFDLRGEMREAEAEIAGSAAFALVPAAFATLAGWSAAPALSLAGLMLARSVPTVLTVRTYLRLAKGKPATALPALACAGGALIVVVALATRDLVPGTAVVLALLLAARTAWLLSPRAPTWSARRAGITEAILGAVFVAALALGYGAR from the coding sequence ATGCGCAACGTCGCTCCCGGCTCGGCCTCGCCAACCTCCTTCCGCTCCCTCGTGCTGCCGCGCGAGCACGGCAGTTGGTCGCTCGCGCTCGAGCCGGTCGCGCTCGGCCTGCTCGTCGCGCCGTCGCGCGGCGGCGCGTGGCTCGCCCTGGCGGTGATCGCGGGATTCTTCACGCGGCGTCCGCTGAAGCTCGCCGTCACGTTGCCGCGCTCCGATCCGCGCCGCCGCGCCACGTTCGGCTGGATGCTCCTCTTCGCCACCACCGCGCTCGCCGGACTCCTGCTCAGCACCGCGCCGAGTTTGTGGCGTAATACGCCACATCCAACCTGGACCGCGCTCTGGCCGCTGCTGCTCGCGACGCCACTCGGAGCGGCGTTCCTCTGGTTCGATTTGCGCGGTGAAATGCGCGAGGCGGAAGCGGAGATCGCCGGCAGCGCCGCGTTCGCGCTCGTGCCCGCGGCTTTCGCCACACTCGCCGGATGGAGCGCGGCACCCGCGCTGTCGCTCGCTGGCCTCATGCTCGCGCGGAGCGTGCCCACCGTGCTCACCGTGCGCACGTATCTGCGTCTCGCGAAGGGCAAACCCGCGACCGCTCTGCCCGCGCTCGCGTGCGCCGGTGGCGCGCTGATCGTCGTCGTGGCGCTGGCCACGCGAGACCTCGTCCCCGGCACCGCGGTCGTGCTTGCGCTGCTGCTCGCGGCGCGCACCGCGTGGCTGCTCTCGCCGCGCGCGCCGACATGGAGTGCGCGGCGCGCGGGCATCACCGAAGCGATTCTGGGTGCCGTCTTCGTCGCCGCACTCGCGCTCGGCTACGGCGCACGCTGA
- a CDS encoding phenylalanine 4-monooxygenase — MTPTPSTTDHPETPTQDGSDPRCIPHKLVKPLPIGAECKYPNYSTEEQDVWRTLYARMETLLPGRAADEYLTGLRALDLEHDRIPALADVSRKLEKITGWRIARTPGLLDAHDFFTYLANRVFPSTDYIRARSELDYTPAPDCFHDIFGHTPMIVHPRFADFYQKIGQAALNCKDAATEEGLTRIYWFTVEFGLIKNPSGLRIYGNGIISSSGETQHCLTDKVTKIPYTPERLAQQAYDIWHFQNPLFVIDSFDQLENEFVRWSKERGLL, encoded by the coding sequence ATGACCCCCACGCCTTCCACGACCGATCACCCCGAAACCCCGACGCAGGACGGCAGCGATCCGCGCTGCATCCCGCACAAACTCGTCAAGCCACTCCCCATCGGCGCCGAGTGCAAATACCCGAACTACTCCACCGAGGAACAGGACGTCTGGCGCACCCTCTACGCGCGCATGGAGACGCTGCTCCCGGGCCGCGCCGCCGACGAATACCTAACCGGGCTCCGCGCGCTCGACCTCGAGCACGACCGCATCCCCGCCCTCGCCGACGTCTCGCGCAAACTCGAGAAAATCACCGGCTGGCGCATCGCGCGCACGCCGGGCCTGCTCGACGCCCACGACTTCTTCACTTACCTCGCCAACCGCGTTTTCCCTTCCACCGACTACATCCGCGCGCGGAGCGAGCTCGACTACACGCCCGCACCCGACTGTTTCCACGACATCTTCGGCCACACGCCGATGATCGTGCATCCGCGCTTCGCGGACTTTTATCAAAAAATCGGCCAAGCCGCGCTGAACTGCAAAGACGCCGCCACCGAGGAAGGCCTCACGCGCATCTACTGGTTCACGGTCGAGTTCGGCCTGATCAAAAACCCGTCCGGCCTGCGCATCTACGGCAACGGCATCATCTCCTCGTCGGGCGAGACACAACACTGCCTCACCGACAAGGTGACGAAAATCCCCTACACGCCCGAGCGCCTCGCGCAACAGGCCTACGACATCTGGCATTTCCAGAATCCGCTCTTCGTCATCGATTCGTTCGACCAGCTCGAAAACGAATTCGTCCGCTGGTCGAAGGAGCGCGGCCTGCTCTGA
- a CDS encoding FecR domain-containing protein, with product MNPPDHADPFAALDEQAALWAGRLAGRALTADERRELAAWLSADSRHRAALTDYVRLSRDAERVLPQLAALGRVELPAAPLAAPRRAWLTGGALVAAALALAFVFFSPHPSAIAPSPLATAAGQHAAHALADGSQVDLNARTTLTAAFTADERRVRLAEGEAFFAVAKDAARPFVVETTAGEVRVTGTKFNVRLEAADTVEVTVLEGSVLVSGPGGASRKLAPGDQLVLRAGVPDLRKLPLEQLQDAVAWLQGRVIFSGTHLREAAARVAHYHGVKIEVADAVAEIELGGAYPIADLEGFLKRLENLDGHPLRVARDGDVVRIAAPVPRQ from the coding sequence ATGAACCCGCCGGACCACGCCGATCCCTTCGCCGCGTTGGACGAGCAAGCCGCGCTCTGGGCCGGCCGCCTCGCCGGTCGCGCGCTCACCGCGGACGAGCGCCGCGAACTCGCCGCCTGGCTCTCCGCCGATTCGCGGCACCGCGCCGCGCTCACCGACTATGTGCGCCTCTCGCGCGACGCGGAGCGCGTGCTTCCCCAACTCGCCGCGCTCGGCCGTGTCGAGCTGCCGGCCGCACCGCTCGCCGCGCCTCGCCGCGCGTGGCTGACGGGCGGCGCGCTCGTCGCCGCCGCGCTCGCCCTCGCGTTCGTGTTTTTCTCCCCGCACCCTTCCGCAATCGCGCCGTCGCCACTCGCCACCGCCGCCGGACAGCACGCCGCGCACGCGCTCGCCGACGGCTCCCAAGTCGACCTCAACGCCCGCACGACGCTCACTGCCGCCTTCACTGCCGACGAGCGACGCGTGCGGCTTGCCGAGGGCGAAGCGTTCTTCGCCGTGGCCAAGGACGCCGCGCGGCCGTTCGTCGTCGAGACCACGGCCGGCGAGGTGCGTGTCACGGGCACGAAGTTCAACGTCCGCCTCGAAGCCGCCGACACCGTGGAAGTCACCGTGCTCGAAGGCTCCGTGCTCGTCTCCGGCCCGGGCGGCGCGTCGCGCAAGCTCGCGCCCGGCGACCAGCTCGTGCTGCGCGCCGGCGTGCCCGATCTGCGCAAGCTCCCGCTCGAGCAGTTGCAGGACGCCGTCGCGTGGTTGCAGGGCCGCGTCATCTTCAGCGGCACGCACCTGCGCGAGGCCGCCGCGCGCGTCGCGCACTACCACGGCGTGAAGATCGAGGTCGCCGACGCCGTCGCCGAGATCGAACTCGGTGGCGCGTATCCGATCGCGGACCTCGAGGGGTTTCTGAAACGCCTGGAAAATCTCGACGGACACCCGCTCCGCGTCGCGCGCGATGGTGACGTCGTCCGCATCGCGGCTCCCGTGCCTCGCCAATGA